CGGCGCGCTCGCTTACCTCGTCTACGCCAAGACCGAGAAGACGTGGCCGTTCGGACCCAAGGAGATCAAGGAGGCCTTCGCCTCCACCGAAACCGAAGGGGCTCAGGCATGACGAAGAAGCTCGCGGCGCTGGCCGCGCTGCTCCTGGTGCCGGGGGTGCTCAGCGTGGCCCCGCCGGCCTCGGCGCAGGACGTCCACGCCGAAGCGGCGAAACCGCACGGCCTCAGCACGATCGGCCTGCAGGGCTGGCAGGTGCTCACCACCGCCGACGTCAAGGACGGCGGCGACAAGGTCTCCACGCCCGGGTACGCCACCCGCGGCTGGTTGCCGGTCAAGCCGGACGACGCGGGCGCGCCGGGCACCGAGATCAACGCCCTGGTGCAGAACGGCAAGTGCCCCGACGTCTTCTACTCCGACAACATGCGCAAATGCTTCGGGTACGTCGACAAGCTCGGCCCCGTCGTCACGAAGCCGTTCTCCGACCCGTGGTGGTACCGCGCCGACTTCACCCCGGACTTCAAGAACGGCCAGCACGCGAAGCTGACCATCCCGGGCATCGTCGGCGAGGGCGACGTCTGGGTGAACGGCAAGCTCGTCGCGTCGAAGGACGTCGTGAGCGGCGCGTTCGCCGGGCACACCTTCGACGTCTCGAAGCTGGTGAAGCCGGGCAAGAACACCCTGGCGATCAAGGTCTACCCGAACAACCCGCTGAAGATGTACACGCTCGACCAGGTCGACTGGGGCCAGATCCCGCCGGACAACGACACCGGCATCCAGTTCCCGCCGACGCTGCAGGTCGGCGACGCGCTCACCGGCGACAACGCGCACGTCGTGCAGGACAACGCGCCCGACCTGTCCAGCTCGAAGCTGACGGTGAAGGTCGACGTCACCAACGACGCGGCGAACCCGCAGACCGGCGATGTCGCCGCGACGGTCACCGCGCCGTCGGGCGCGCCGGTCGTCGTCCACCAGCGGGTGACGATCCCGGCGAACACCAAGCGGACGGTGACGTTCGCGCCCGTGAAGATCAACCACCCGCAGGTCTGGTGGCCGTACTCGATGGGTGACCAGCCGCTGTACACGCTGACCACCGCGGTGTCGCAGGACGGCGTGCTGTCGACGTCGTCCAAGAGCACCTTCGGCATTCGCACGGTGACCTCGCGCCTGGTCGGGAAGTCCGCGCCGCTGCCCGAGGGCGCGCGCCAGTTCACGATCAACGGCAAGGACTTCGTCTTCCGCGGCGGCGGATTCGCGCCGGACCTGTTCCTGCGCTACGACTCGGCCGACACCGCCCACCAGATCGCGCTGATCAAGAACATGGGCCTGTCCGGCGTCCGCCTCGAAGGCCACGACATGCCGCAGGACTTCTACGACCAGGCCGACCGCGCCGGGCTGCTCGTCATCGGCGGGTTCCTGTGCTGTGACGCCTGGCAGCCTGACACCGCCGAGCAGCTCGGCGAGCGGGACCTGCGGATCATCCACGACTCGTCGGTCAGCATCGCGCAGCGCGAACGCAACCACCCCAGCGTGTTCAACTACGGCTGGAGCGACAACGAGCCGTTCGCCAACCAGGAGAACGCCGTCCTGACCGCGTTCAAGCAGGAGGACTTCCAGGTCCCGGTGATCGCCTCGGCGGAGTACAAGAGCACGCCGACGCTTGGGCAGTCGGGGGAGAAGGAAGGCCCGTACGACTGGGTCCCGCCGTCCTACTGGTACGACACTTCGCACTTCGACGCTACCGATGACAGCCGCACCAACGCCGGTGGCTCCTGGGGCTTCGCGAGCGAGCAGAGCGCCGGGCACACCGTGCCGACGCTCGACTCGATCAAGCGGTTCCTCTCGCCGACCGAGCAGGCGAAGCTGTGGCAGGACCCGGCGTACAACCAGTACCACGCGAACTTCGAGCCGGACCACGGCGGCTACGCGTTCGGCACGCTGTACACGCTGGACCAGTCGATCACCCAGCGGTACGGGAAGTGGAACTCGCTGAAGTCCTATGTGGACCTGGCGAACATCGCGAACTACGAGAACACCCGCTCGCAGTTCGAGGCGTTCCTGCACCACTCGACGGACAAGAACAACCCGTCGACCGGTGTCGTCTACTGGCAGCTGAACAAGGGCTGGCCGACGCTGCTGTGGTCGCTCTACAACGACGACGGCGACCAGGCGGGCGCGTTCTTCGGCGCCGAGAAGGCGAACAAGCCGCTGCACGCGATCTACGGCTACGACAACGGTTCCGTGACCCTGGACAACCTCGGGGCGACGACGCAGGCGGGGCTTTCGGTGCAGGCTCGCGTCCTCGACACCGCGGGCAAGGTCCTCGACGACCAGACGGCTTCCGGGCTCTCGCTCGCTTCGCAGGGTGTCAAGACCGGCGTCCTGAAGCCGAAGGTGCCCGCCGAGACGAAGGCGCCGGCGGCCGCGCAGGTCTACTTCGTCGAGCTGCAGGTGAAGCAGGGCGGGAAGGTCGTCGACCGGAACGTCTACTGGCTCTCGACGCAGAAGGACGTCGTCGACTGGGGCAAGACGCTGGGCAACCCGCAGGCGACGCTGTCGCAGTACAGCAACCTGCAGGCTCTGCAGAACCTGCCCAAGTCGCAGGTCGGCGCCGTCGCCTCGACCCGCGCGAACGGCGGCGACCTCGTCTCCACGGTGACGGTGACCAACACGTCGAAGACACCGGGGGCGGCGTTCTTCCTGCGGGCCGACGTCCGCCGCGGCACGCCGGACGGGCACGAGGGACCGGGTGACAACCAGCTCGCGAACGCGACCTGGGACGACAACGACATCACGCTGTGGCCGGGCCAGTCGCAGACGCTGACCGTCACCTACAAGGCGGCCGACCTGCGTGGCGCGGTGCCGGTGATCAGCGTCGACGGCTTCAACACCGGCCGGATCGTGGTGCGGGCGGCCGGCGGGTACGGCCACCACGGGGACGCGGCCGTCGCGCCGCAGATCGAGGGGTTCAGGGAGTGACTGAGGAACGGATTCTCGGGATCGACTTCGGCGGCACGAAGGTGGCGCTGGGGCTCGCCGACCACGACGGGAACCTGCTGGCCACCCGCCGGCTGGACACCGACGCGCAGGCGGGGGCCGAGCAGGTGGTGGTGCGGGCACTCGCCGGGGCGCGTGCGCTCCTGGCCGAGTCGGGCGCAGCACCGGCCGCGATCGGTGTCGTCAGCCCGGGAATCGTGCTGCCGGACCGGATCCTGCTGGCACCGAACGTGCCGGGCTGGGAAGAGCTGCACCTGGCCGAGCTGGTGGCCGCCGAGTTCCCGGCCGTGCCGATCTCGGTCGGGACGGACGCGAAGGCGGCGGCCCTGGCGGAGTGGCGCTGGGGAGCGCTGGCCGGGGCCGACCCGGCGGTGTTCCTGTCCCTGGGCACCGGCATCGCGGCGGCGGTGCTGGTCGGCGGCCGGTTGCTGACCGGCGCCAACGGAGCTGCGGGCGAGATCGGGTACAACCTGCTCTCGCCGCAGGACACCGAGGGTTTCGCAAGCGGAGCGGCGCCGCTTGAGGAAGCCGTCGGTGGGCGTGGGCTGGGCGGCCGGGCGAGCGAGTTGCTCGGCCGCCCGGTCACCGCGGGCGAGCTGTTCGCGCTGGCCAAGGAGAACGTCGAGGCGAAGGAACTGGTGACGGCGGCGCTCGACGAGCTGTCGATGCACGTGGCGAACCTGGCGATTTCCCTGGACCCGCAACGCATCGCGGTCGGTGGGGGGTTGGTGCGCTCGGCGGACGTGCTGTTGCCGGCTTTGGCGGACCGGTTGGCGCACGCGGTGCCGTTCCCGCCGGAGCTGGTGTCGGCACGCTTCGACCAGGATGCGGCGTTGCTGGGCGCGGTGGCGCTGGCCCTGGGCGGTTAGGCGTCCGGGTGGCGAGCCGGTGCCCCGACCCGGTTCGCCACCCGGTTTCAGTCCGGGAGGCCGGAGGGCGTTCGCGCTCTCCGGCCTTCTCCGCGTCGACCGATGCAGATGGGCAGGCAGGTGTCCCTCGTCAATGGATAACTGTGCGGTCTCGACCGGCTAACAGGATCGATACGGCGGTTGCGACCGACCACAAGATGGCGATTCCCAGGAGCGTTGTGAAAAGGAATGGGAGTCGTCGTGGATGCGGATCTGATCATCTCGCTCGTTACCGCGGCTGCGGCGTCCGGCCTCGTCAAGGCGGTGGCCTCGATAGGGCTCGAATGGCAAAGGCGAAGGAAGCGGAAGAAGATCAAGATATCCCG
The window above is part of the Amycolatopsis camponoti genome. Proteins encoded here:
- a CDS encoding glycoside hydrolase family 2 protein, coding for MTKKLAALAALLLVPGVLSVAPPASAQDVHAEAAKPHGLSTIGLQGWQVLTTADVKDGGDKVSTPGYATRGWLPVKPDDAGAPGTEINALVQNGKCPDVFYSDNMRKCFGYVDKLGPVVTKPFSDPWWYRADFTPDFKNGQHAKLTIPGIVGEGDVWVNGKLVASKDVVSGAFAGHTFDVSKLVKPGKNTLAIKVYPNNPLKMYTLDQVDWGQIPPDNDTGIQFPPTLQVGDALTGDNAHVVQDNAPDLSSSKLTVKVDVTNDAANPQTGDVAATVTAPSGAPVVVHQRVTIPANTKRTVTFAPVKINHPQVWWPYSMGDQPLYTLTTAVSQDGVLSTSSKSTFGIRTVTSRLVGKSAPLPEGARQFTINGKDFVFRGGGFAPDLFLRYDSADTAHQIALIKNMGLSGVRLEGHDMPQDFYDQADRAGLLVIGGFLCCDAWQPDTAEQLGERDLRIIHDSSVSIAQRERNHPSVFNYGWSDNEPFANQENAVLTAFKQEDFQVPVIASAEYKSTPTLGQSGEKEGPYDWVPPSYWYDTSHFDATDDSRTNAGGSWGFASEQSAGHTVPTLDSIKRFLSPTEQAKLWQDPAYNQYHANFEPDHGGYAFGTLYTLDQSITQRYGKWNSLKSYVDLANIANYENTRSQFEAFLHHSTDKNNPSTGVVYWQLNKGWPTLLWSLYNDDGDQAGAFFGAEKANKPLHAIYGYDNGSVTLDNLGATTQAGLSVQARVLDTAGKVLDDQTASGLSLASQGVKTGVLKPKVPAETKAPAAAQVYFVELQVKQGGKVVDRNVYWLSTQKDVVDWGKTLGNPQATLSQYSNLQALQNLPKSQVGAVASTRANGGDLVSTVTVTNTSKTPGAAFFLRADVRRGTPDGHEGPGDNQLANATWDDNDITLWPGQSQTLTVTYKAADLRGAVPVISVDGFNTGRIVVRAAGGYGHHGDAAVAPQIEGFRE
- a CDS encoding ROK family protein; the encoded protein is MTEERILGIDFGGTKVALGLADHDGNLLATRRLDTDAQAGAEQVVVRALAGARALLAESGAAPAAIGVVSPGIVLPDRILLAPNVPGWEELHLAELVAAEFPAVPISVGTDAKAAALAEWRWGALAGADPAVFLSLGTGIAAAVLVGGRLLTGANGAAGEIGYNLLSPQDTEGFASGAAPLEEAVGGRGLGGRASELLGRPVTAGELFALAKENVEAKELVTAALDELSMHVANLAISLDPQRIAVGGGLVRSADVLLPALADRLAHAVPFPPELVSARFDQDAALLGAVALALGG